The proteins below are encoded in one region of Colletotrichum lupini chromosome 5, complete sequence:
- a CDS encoding WD domain-containing protein — translation MAATVGPLPQVKLPSGPSPVTAEQRYWKSFKNQLQIPSPTSYPITHISSTSSDGLFAVTTGTRVQLYSSRTRKLEKTITRFADVARSGSLRRDGRVLVAAEDTGRMQVFDTHSRSILKTWTKHRQPVWATRFSGSQPTTLLSASDDKTVRLWDLTANDPLNTFVGHSDYVRCAEFFPATSPSGAGNVIVSGSYDSTVKIWDPRIGSNAAVMTFKHAAPVESVLPLSSGTTLLAASGPQVSVLDLVAARPIHQIANHQKTVTSLSLASNGTRLVTGGLDGHVKVFETTGWNVVSSTKYPSPILSLRVLPASDALDSADRHLVVGMQSGVLSIRTRLTGPEATRQKERDREMAALLAGTLDEHDKAAKSKKRKASAMRRLESLGEGQAEVIVAQDARTSAPKEKAWEKALRHGRYASALDQALDPRGKDHSPLGVLTLLLALRHRSAVRDALEGRDERTVQPVLKWTCDHIIDPRYVSICVEVGMVLVELYAQYAGDSAELFEGFKALKRKVTNEVDRAQTASSVGGMVESLILGSA, via the coding sequence ATGGCAGCTACCGTGGGACCCCTCCCGCAGGTGAAGCTGCCCTCGGGCCCGTCCCCCGTGACGGCCGAGCAGCGCTACTGGAAGTCCTTCAAGAACCAGCTCCAGATCCCCTCGCCAACCTCGTACCCAATCACCCACATCTCGTCGACCTCCTCCGATGGCCTCTTCGCCGTCACCACCGGCACCCGTGTCCAGCTCTACTCCTCCCGCACCCGCAAGCTCGAAAAGACAATCACCCGCTTCGCCGACGTCGCCCGCTCCGGCTCCCTGCGCCGCGACGGCCGCGTCCTCGTCGCCGCCGAAGATACAGGCCGCATGCAGGTGTTCGACACCCACTCCCGCTCCATCCTCAAGACGTGGACGAAGCACCGCCAGCCCGTCTGGGCCACGCGCTTCTCGGGCTCCCAGCCCACCACCTTGCTCTCCGCCTCCGACGACAAGACGGTCCGCCTCTGGGACCTCACGGCCAACGACCCGCTCAACACCTTCGTGGGACACTCCGACTACGTCCGCTGCGCAGAGTTCTTCCCGGCCACCTCCCCGTCGGGCGCCGGCAACGTCATCGTCTCGGGCTCCTACGACTCTACCGTCAAGATCTGGGACCCGAGAATAGGCTCCAACGCCGCCGTCATGACCTTCAAGCACGCCGCCCCCGTCGAGTCCGTCCTTCCCCTCTCCTCCGGCACCACCCTCCTCGCCGCCTCGGGCCCCCAGGTCTCCGTCCTCGACCTCGTTGCCGCCCGCCCCATCCACCAGATCGCCAACCACCAAAAGACCGTCACTTCCCTCAGCCTCGCCTCCAACGGCACCCGCCTCGTCACCGGCGGCCTCGACGGCCACGTAAAGGTCTTCGAGACCACCGGTTGGAACGTCGTCTCCTCGACAAAGTACCCCTCCCCCATCCTCTCCCTCCGCGTCCTCCCGGCCTCCGATGCGCTCGACAGCGCGGACCGCCACCTCGTCGTGGGCATGCAATCCGGCGTCCTCTCCATCCGCACCCGCCTCACGGGCCCCGAAGCCACCCGCCAAAAGGAGCGCGACCGCGAAATGGCCGCCCTCCTCGCCGGCACCCTCGACGAGCACGACAAGGCCGCGAAAAGCAAGAAGCGCAAAGCCTCGGCCATGCGCCGCCTCGAGAGCCTGGGCGAGGGCCAGGCCGAGGTTATCGTCGCGCAGGACGCGCGCACCAGCGCGCCCAAGGAGAAGGCGTGGGAGAAGGCCCTGCGCCACGGGCGGTACGCTAGCGCGCTGGACCAGGCGCTCGATCCGCGCGGGAAAGATCACTCGCCGCTCGGCGTTCTGACGCTGCTTCTTGCGCTGCGGCACCGGTCTGCTGTGCGGGATGCGCTTGAGGGGCGCGATGAGAGGACGGTACAGCCGGTGCTCAAGTGGACGTGCGATCACATTATCGATCCGCGGTACGTGAGCATTTGCGTTGAGGTCGGCATGGTGCTCGTGGAGCTGTATGCGCAGTATGCTGGTGACAGTGCCGAGCTGTTTGAGGGGTTCAAGGCTCTCAAGAGGAAGGTCACGAATGAGGTTGATCGCGCGCAGACGGCGTCTTCTGTGGGCGGTATGGTGGAGAGTTTGATTCTGGGCTCTGCTTGA
- a CDS encoding glutamine synthetase, with translation MATEAAFTSRPETLAKYLKLDQKGSIMAEYIWIDADGETRSKSRFEMAHAFTLTSVSTVASTEKLGQRVVLLWIHPLRDVSDFRLGIAGKKLWAAAGLNAAARVLEVLRVAAASSVPSPFARRRVFGKPVGQPPAEGRYCSPRNGHDLQWGHWGTLKEKEYTPEDLPMWNFDGSSTNQAPGDNSDVYLKPVAVFPDPFRGSPNILVLSECWNADGTPNKYNYRHECAKLMEAHAAHEPWFGLEQEYTLLDLSNRPFGWPANGFPAPQGPYYCGVGAGKVVQRDIVDAHYKACLYSGIKISGTNAEVMPAQWEYQVGPCTGIEMGDHLWLARFLLARIAEEFGAKVSVEPKPIPGDWNGAGLHSNFSSKEMRVEGGMKHIEAAIKKLEGRHKEHIAVYGEGNEKRLTGRHETGSIDSFSYGVANRGASIRIPRECAQKGYGYFEDRRPASNADPYRITGILMETIYGSAE, from the exons ATG GCGACAGAAGCTGCCTTCACCTCCAGGCCCGAGACC TTGGCCAAGTACCTCAAGCTTGACCAGAAGGGCTCAATTATGGCCGAGTACATCTGGATCGACGCTGATGGCGAGACCCGTTCCAAGTCGAGG TTTGAAATGGCTCATGCCTTCACTCTGACATCTGTGTCGACGGTTGCATCAACGGAAAAGCTGGGGCAGCGGGTCGTCTTGCTCTGGATTCATCCCCTACGGGATGTCTCCGACTTCCGGCTGGGAATAGCGGGCAAAAAGCTGTGGGCGG CTGCAGGGTTGAACGCCGCAGCTCGGGTATTGGAGGTCTTGCGAGTTGCTGCCGCATCATCAGTCCCCTCCCCTTTTGCCCGTCGGCGCGTCTTCGGTAAACCGGTTGGCCAGCCGCCGGCCGAGGGTCGTTACTGTTCTCCACGCAATGGCCACGATCTCCAATGGGGCCACTGGGGG ACTCTCAAGGAGAAGGAGTACACCCCCGAGGACCTTCCTATGTGGAACTTTGATGGTTCCTCCACCAACCAGGCGCCCGGCGACAACTCTGATGTCTACCTGAAGCCCGTTGCTGTCTTCCCCGACCCATTCCGTGGATCTCCCAACATCCTCGTCCTCTCCGAATGTTGGAACGCCGATGGCACCCCCAACAAGTACAACTACAGACATGAGTGCGCCAAGTTGATGGAGGCTCACGCCGCTCACGAGCCCTGGTTCGGTCTCGAGCAGGAGTACACTCTGCTCGACCTCAGCAACCGCCCCTTCGGCTGGCCCGCTAACGGCTTCCCTGCTCCCCAGGGCCCCTACTACTGCGGTGTTGGTGCCGGCAAGGTCGTCCAGCGCGACATCGTCGACGCCCACTACAAGGCCTGCCTGTACTCTGGCATCAAGATCTCTGGTACCAACGCCGAGGTTATGCCCGCCCAGTGGGAGTATCAGGTCGGTCCCTGCACCGGCATTGAGATGGGTGACCACCTCTGGCTGGCTCGCTTCCTCCTGGCCCGCATTGCCGAGGAGTTCGGCGCCAAGGTCTCCGTTGAGCCCAAGCCCATCCCCGGTGACTGGAACGGTGCCGGTCTCCACTCTAACTTCTCCTCTAAGGAGATGCGTGTTGAGGGTGGCATGAAGCACATCGAGGCTGCCATCAAGAAGCTTGAGGGTCGTCATAAGGAGCACATTGCCGTCTACGGTGAGGGCAACGAGAAGCGTCTCACTGGCCGCCACGAGACCGGCTCCATCGATTCGTTCTCTTACGGAGTTGCCAACCGTGGTGCTTCTATTCGTATCCCCAGAGAGTGCGCCCAGAAGGGCTACGGCTACTTCGAGGATCGCCGCCCCGCCTCAAATGCCGACCCCTACAGAATTACTG GTATTCTGATGGAGACTATTTACGGTTCTGCCGAGTAA